Proteins encoded by one window of Vidua macroura isolate BioBank_ID:100142 unplaced genomic scaffold, ASM2450914v1 whyUn_scaffold_251, whole genome shotgun sequence:
- the LOC128803007 gene encoding WW domain-binding protein 11-like, translated as MAGGGSRHSRNSSDKDNPGERRWRGFHLRSGVVTPLRCRDNCHRPLLLLCSRPGGPEVTGGRVAALGATTGGGKRRDGDTPRGPAGPGAKSPQPRKFPGGGDGPGDKSSERPERGGPGGGGRTDGVTEGRTRRRVRIPEPTPRPRPGRSREEPQGTRPGEPEPSHTGEPEPTHTGEPEPTHTGEPEPTHTGEHEPTHTGEPEPTHTGEPEPSHTGEPEPTHTGEPEPTHTGEPEPTHTGEPEPTHTGEHEPSHTGEPEPTHTGVRTRTGSSPGTLNPPTPKTLNPPTPGTLNPPTPGTLSPPTPKTLNPPTPETLSPPTPETLSPPTTTGPSPVFPAHPGAPAGPGAGVAPAGPGAGVPSGMVAPALLALALGTLGVIAAPALPEAPRLSLSASDPRWKKPFNVTCTAGRRIPATDFTITADNRTWPATPGRDGRGATAEVTVEREGSVRLGCSARLGGAEIHANATLQVYHLPVPLLDVADAAAAGAELSGRCSVPDGAGSDARVRVRARGRDLGESRRPPVNFSVPVREEDAEKGLELACVAEMPPFAARNRSQTIRVLAKPRLDTESCPPQQNWTEGQEETLNCSARGSPRPQVRCSKDGNSFPLGTARRAHRAHAGTYLCQATNELGTAEREVTVWVHYDDSVPLLPVLLGVLLPALALLGLAGAFFLHRHSTKIGEYWLWKRQPPPDARPLRPPGSSQAAAAAPNGAP; from the exons atggcaggag GAGGCTCCCGGCATTCCCGAAATTCCAGCGACAAGGACAATCCCGGGGAGCGGCGGTGGCGCGGCTTTCACCTCCGCAGCGGGGTCGTGACACCCCTCCGTTGTCGCGACAATTGTCACCggcctctcctcctcctctgcagccGGCCCGGTGGCCCGGAGGTGACAGGAGGGAGGGTGGCAGCGCTGGGTGCCACCACCGGGGGAGGGAAACGccgggatggggaca cccctcGAGGCCCGGCGGGTCCCGGCGCGAAGTCCCCGCAGCCCCGGAAATTCCCCGGGGGCGGGGACGGGCCCGGGGATAAAAGCAGCGAGCGCCCCGAGCGGGGCGGGCCGGGAGGCGGCGGACGGACAGACGGAGTGACCGAGGGACGGACACGGCGACGGGTGCGCATCCCAGAGCCAACACCGAGACCCCGACCCGGACGGAGCCGGGAAGAGCCGCAAGGGACGCGTCCCGGAGAGCCCGAACCGAGCCACACCGGAGAGCCCGAACCGACCCACACCGGAGAGCCCGAACCGACCCACACCGGAGAGCCCGAACCGACCCACACCGGAGAGCACGAACCGACCCACACCGGGGAGCCCGAACCGACCCACACCGGGGAGCCCGAACCGAGCCACACCGGAGAGCCCGAACCGACCCACACCGGAGAGCCTGAACCGACCCACACCGGAGAGCCTGAACCGACCCACACCGGGGAGCCCGAACCGACCCACACCGGGGAGCACGAACCGAGCCACACCGGAGAGCCCGAACCGACCCACACCGGGGTCCGGACCCGCACCGGATCCAGCCCAGGGACCCTGAACCCACCGACCCCAAAGACCTTGAACCCACCGACCCCAGGGACCCTGAACCCACCGACCCCAGGGACCCTGAGCCCACCGACCCCAAAGACCCTGAACCCACCGACCCCAGAGACCCTGAGCCCACCGACCCCAGAGACCCTGAGCCCACCGACCACCACCGGACCCTCCCCGGTGTTCCCGGCGCATCCCGGCGCCCCCGCAGGACCGGGAGCCGGTGTCGCCCCCGCAGGACCGGGAGCCGGTGTCCCCTCCGGGATGGTGGCCCCCGCGCTGCTGGCGCTGGCCCTGGGCACGCTGGGTGTCATCGCAG CGCCGGCGCTCCCAGAGGCTCCCCGCCTGTCGCTGTCCGCCTCGGACCCCAGGTGGAAGAAGCCGTTCAACGTCACCTGCACCGCGGGGCGCCGCATCCCCGCCACCGATTTCACCATCACCGCCGACAACCGCACGTGGCCGGCCACGCCCGGCCGCGACGGCCGCGGCGCCACCGCCGAGGTCACCGTGGAGCGCGAGGGCAGCGTCCGGCTGGGCTGCTCCGCCCGCCTGGGCGGCGCGGAGATCCACGCCAACGCCACGCTCCAGGTGTACC ATCTCCCCGTGCCGCTGCTGGACGTCGCCGACGCCGCCGCGGCCGGCGCGGAGCTGAGCGGGCGCTGCTCGGTGCCGGACGGTGCCGGCAGCGACGCCCGGGTGCGGGTGCGGGCCCGGGGACGGGATCTGGGGGAATCGAGGCGGCCCCCGGTGAATTTCAGCGTGCCGGTGCGGGAGGAGGACGCGgagaaggggctggagctggcctGCGTGGCCGAGATGCCGCCCTTCGCCGCGAGGAACAGATCGCAGACGATCCGCGTGCTGG CCAAACCACGGCTGGACACGGAGAGCTGCCCCCCGCAGCAGAACTGGAcggaggggcaggaggagaccCTGAACTGCAGCGCCAGGGGCTCGCCTCGGCCGCAGGTGAGATGTTCCAAGGACGGGAATTCCTTCCCCCTCGGAACGGCGCGCCGCGCCCACCGCGCCCACGCCGGGACCTACCTGTGCCAGGCCACCAACGAGCTGGGGACGGCCGAGAGAGAAGTCACCGTCTGGGTCCACT acGACGACTCGGTCCCGCTGCTCCCGGTgctcctgggggtgctgctgccgGCGCTCGCCCTCCTGGGCCTGGCCGGCGCCTTCTTCCTCCACCGCCACAGCACCAAAATCGGCGAGTACTGGCTCTGGAAGCGGCAGCCGCCGCCGGACGCCCGGCCCCTGCGGCCACCGGGCAGCTCCCAGGCCGCTGCGGCCGCTCCCAACGGAGCCCCGTAG